One Staphylococcus simiae genomic region harbors:
- the sufU gene encoding Fe-S cluster assembly sulfur transfer protein SufU codes for MNFNNLDQLYRSVIMDHYKNPRNKGILDNGSMTVDMNNPTCGDRIRLTFDIEDGIIKDAKFDGEGCSISMASASMMTQAVKGHSLGEAMQMSQEFTKMMLGDDYVITEDMGDIEALQGVSQFPARIKCATLAWKALEKGTIEKEGKSEGTTEEE; via the coding sequence ATGAATTTTAATAATTTAGATCAATTATATAGATCTGTAATTATGGATCATTACAAAAATCCTAGAAATAAAGGTATATTAGATAACGGATCTATGACAGTAGATATGAATAATCCAACTTGTGGTGACCGCATTCGACTTACATTTGATATTGAAGATGGAATCATTAAAGACGCTAAATTCGATGGTGAAGGTTGTTCAATATCAATGGCTAGTGCATCTATGATGACACAAGCTGTTAAAGGTCATTCACTAGGTGAAGCTATGCAAATGAGTCAAGAATTTACGAAGATGATGCTTGGAGATGACTATGTGATTACTGAAGACATGGGAGACATTGAAGCATTACAAGGTGTTTCTCAATTTCCTGCACGTATTAAATGTGCCACTTTAGCATGGAAAGCATTAGAAAAAGGTACAATTGAAAAAGAAGGTAAATCAGAAGGTACAACTGAAGAAGAATAA
- the sufB gene encoding Fe-S cluster assembly protein SufB, protein MAKQAPDVGDYKYGFHDEDVSIFRSERGLTENIVREISNMKNEPEWMLNFRLKSLKLFYKMPMPQWGGDLSELNFDDITYYVKPSEQAERSWDEVPEEIKRTFDKLGIPEAEQKYLAGVSAQYESEVVYHNMEKELEEKGIIFKDTDSALQENEDIFKEYFASVIPAADNKFAALNSAVWSGGSFIYVPKNIKLDTPLQAYFRINSENMGQFERTLIIADEGASVHYVEGCTAPVYTTSSLHSAVVEIIVHKDAHVRYTTIQNWANNVYNLVTKRTFVHENGNMEWVDGNLGSKLTMKYPNCVLLGEGAKGSTLSIAFAGKGQVQDAGAKMIHKAPNTSSTIVSKSISKNGGKVVYRGIVHFGRNAKGARSNIECDTLILDNESTSDTIPYNEVFNDQISLEHEAKVSKVSEEQLFYLMSRGISEEEATEMIVMGFIEPFTKELPMEYAVEMNRLIKFEMEGSIG, encoded by the coding sequence ATGGCTAAACAAGCACCTGATGTTGGGGATTATAAATATGGATTCCACGACGAAGATGTTTCCATTTTCAGATCAGAACGTGGTTTAACTGAAAATATCGTTAGAGAAATTTCAAATATGAAAAATGAGCCGGAATGGATGTTAAATTTCCGTCTTAAATCATTAAAATTATTTTATAAAATGCCTATGCCTCAATGGGGTGGCGATTTATCTGAATTAAACTTTGATGACATCACATATTATGTCAAACCTTCTGAACAAGCAGAACGTTCTTGGGATGAAGTACCTGAGGAAATCAAACGTACTTTTGATAAATTAGGTATTCCAGAAGCTGAACAAAAATACTTAGCTGGTGTATCAGCTCAATATGAATCAGAAGTTGTTTATCATAATATGGAAAAAGAACTTGAAGAAAAAGGTATTATTTTTAAAGATACTGATAGTGCTCTTCAAGAAAATGAAGATATATTCAAAGAATATTTTGCATCAGTTATTCCAGCAGCTGATAATAAATTTGCTGCTTTAAACTCAGCTGTATGGTCAGGTGGTTCATTCATCTATGTACCAAAAAATATTAAATTAGATACGCCATTACAAGCATATTTCAGAATCAACTCTGAAAATATGGGACAATTCGAGCGTACTTTAATTATCGCAGATGAAGGAGCGTCAGTACATTATGTAGAAGGTTGTACTGCTCCTGTGTACACTACTAGTTCACTTCACTCAGCAGTAGTTGAAATCATCGTGCATAAAGATGCTCACGTTCGATATACTACAATTCAAAACTGGGCAAATAATGTTTATAACTTAGTGACTAAACGAACATTTGTCCATGAAAATGGTAACATGGAATGGGTTGATGGTAATTTAGGTTCTAAGTTAACTATGAAATATCCAAACTGTGTGTTATTAGGTGAAGGTGCCAAAGGTAGTACATTATCTATTGCCTTTGCTGGTAAAGGACAAGTTCAAGATGCTGGTGCCAAAATGATTCATAAAGCACCAAATACATCTTCAACAATTGTTTCTAAATCTATCTCTAAAAATGGTGGTAAAGTAGTTTACCGTGGTATTGTTCATTTTGGACGTAATGCTAAAGGAGCACGTTCAAATATTGAATGTGATACGTTAATTTTAGATAATGAATCAACGTCAGATACAATTCCATATAATGAAGTATTTAATGATCAAATTTCATTAGAACACGAAGCGAAAGTTTCTAAAGTGTCAGAAGAACAATTATTCTATCTAATGAGTCGTGGTATTTCAGAAGAAGAAGCGACAGAAATGATCGTTATGGGATTCATTGAACCATTTACTAAAGAATTACCAATGGAATATGCTGTTGAAATGAACCGTTTAATCAAATTTGAAATGGAAGGATCTATCGGTTAG
- a CDS encoding cysteine desulfurase gives MNNVTEQSFDVNEVIKDFPILDQQVNGKRLAYLDSTATSQTPVQVLDVLDDYYKRYNSNVHRGVHTLGSLATDAYEGARETVRRFINAKYFEEIIFTRGTTASINIVARSYGDANVSEGDEIVVTEMEHHANIVPWQQLAKRKNATLKFIPMTADGELNIEDVKATINDKTKIVAIAHVSNVLGTINDVKTIAEIAHQHGAIISVDGAQAAPHMALDMQDIDADFYSFSGHKMLGPTGIGVLFGKRHLLKDMEPVEYGGDMIDFVSKYDATWADLPTKFEAGTPLIAQAIGLGEAIRYLDKLGLDAIHQHEQQLTEYAYEQMSTIEGLEIYGPPKDRRAGVITFNLQDIHPHDVATAVDTEGVAVRAGHHCAQPLMKWLDVSSTARASFYIYNTKEDIDQLVNALKQTKEFFSYEF, from the coding sequence GTGAACAACGTGACCGAACAATCATTTGATGTAAATGAAGTGATTAAAGACTTTCCGATATTGGACCAACAAGTCAATGGGAAACGTTTAGCTTATTTAGATTCAACTGCTACTAGTCAAACGCCTGTTCAGGTGTTAGATGTACTAGATGATTATTATAAACGCTATAATTCGAATGTACATCGTGGTGTTCATACGTTAGGTTCATTGGCAACAGATGCATATGAAGGTGCTCGCGAAACAGTGCGACGCTTCATCAATGCTAAATATTTTGAAGAAATCATTTTTACTAGAGGTACAACGGCTTCTATTAATATCGTGGCACGTAGTTATGGTGATGCTAATGTAAGTGAAGGTGACGAAATTGTAGTTACTGAAATGGAACATCATGCTAATATTGTTCCTTGGCAACAATTAGCAAAACGTAAAAATGCTACTTTGAAATTTATTCCAATGACTGCAGATGGTGAACTAAATATTGAAGATGTTAAAGCAACCATTAATGATAAAACAAAAATAGTTGCTATTGCTCATGTATCTAATGTTTTAGGAACAATAAATGATGTTAAAACTATTGCTGAAATTGCACATCAACATGGTGCTATTATCAGTGTCGATGGCGCACAAGCTGCTCCACATATGGCATTAGATATGCAAGATATTGATGCAGATTTTTATAGTTTTAGTGGTCATAAAATGTTAGGACCAACTGGTATTGGTGTTTTATTTGGGAAACGTCACTTATTGAAAGACATGGAACCAGTAGAATATGGTGGAGACATGATAGATTTTGTTAGTAAATATGACGCGACATGGGCAGATTTACCAACTAAATTTGAAGCAGGTACACCACTAATTGCTCAAGCAATTGGTCTAGGAGAAGCAATACGTTACCTTGATAAATTAGGTCTTGATGCGATTCATCAGCATGAACAACAATTGACAGAGTATGCGTACGAACAAATGTCAACTATTGAAGGTCTAGAAATTTATGGCCCTCCAAAAGATCGTCGTGCAGGTGTCATTACATTTAATTTACAAGATATTCATCCACATGATGTTGCAACAGCTGTTGATACTGAAGGTGTTGCTGTTCGTGCTGGACATCACTGTGCGCAACCATTAATGAAATGGTTAGACGTATCTTCTACAGCAAGAGCAAGCTTTTATATATACAACACAAAAGAAGACATTGATCAGTTAGTTAATGCCTTGAAACAAACGAAGGAGTTTTTCTCTTATGAATTTTAA
- the ltrA gene encoding group II intron reverse transcriptase/maturase, producing MYRESPSMMELVVRENNIQKAIKKVKKNNGAPGIDGMRVSELTSHFAKYFPQIKQKLLDGTYKPQAVRKVEIPKSNGKKRVLGIPVARDRVIQQAIKQVIEPSIDRTFSKHSHGFRPNRSTGTALKECATYYEEGYLVAVDCDLKQCFDMLNHDKLMYLFERHVQDKAISKFIRRSLQVGAIDLNGNYRSREIGAPQGGVISPLLCNIYLHELDNELEKRGHRFVRYADDFVIFVRTKRAGQRVMESVTKFIEKDLKLIVNSEKSKVGSITRLKFLSCLMTKVNGTYRFRPTMEARRNLKRTLRRLTKRNRPGTFKEIISEINQVTRGWINYFGKGFITGFVTKLQSWLNRRIRQLILKRWKRIKTKYKMLRKYGLDHKSAMKIANSRKKYWRLSSTHEVHRALTTKRLYKWGLEPLTQLAETAYARY from the coding sequence ATGTATCGTGAGTCTCCATCTATGATGGAGCTTGTTGTAAGAGAGAATAATATACAAAAAGCAATTAAGAAAGTGAAGAAAAACAACGGTGCACCTGGCATCGATGGCATGCGAGTAAGTGAATTAACATCACATTTCGCAAAATACTTTCCACAAATTAAACAAAAACTGCTTGATGGCACGTATAAGCCACAAGCAGTAAGAAAGGTTGAAATACCTAAATCAAATGGGAAAAAGCGCGTGCTTGGAATCCCTGTCGCAAGAGACAGAGTTATCCAACAAGCCATTAAACAAGTCATTGAACCTAGTATCGACCGTACTTTCTCAAAACACAGTCATGGCTTTAGACCGAATCGTAGTACAGGAACTGCACTTAAAGAATGTGCAACATACTATGAAGAAGGTTACTTAGTTGCAGTTGATTGTGATTTAAAACAGTGCTTTGATATGTTGAACCATGATAAATTAATGTATCTATTTGAACGACATGTTCAAGATAAAGCCATTTCTAAATTTATTCGTAGAAGCCTACAGGTTGGTGCAATCGACCTCAATGGTAATTATCGAAGTAGAGAAATAGGTGCACCGCAAGGTGGTGTTATTTCCCCGTTACTTTGTAATATTTATCTTCACGAATTAGATAATGAATTGGAGAAACGTGGTCATCGCTTTGTTCGTTATGCAGATGACTTCGTCATCTTTGTACGTACAAAACGAGCGGGTCAACGTGTCATGGAAAGTGTGACAAAGTTTATCGAAAAAGACCTTAAACTTATTGTAAATAGTGAAAAGAGCAAGGTAGGTTCTATCACACGTTTAAAGTTCTTGAGTTGTCTAATGACCAAAGTAAATGGCACTTATCGTTTCAGACCGACTATGGAAGCAAGAAGAAATTTAAAACGCACCTTAAGACGTCTAACGAAACGAAATAGACCAGGTACCTTTAAAGAGATTATATCAGAAATTAATCAAGTAACACGAGGGTGGATAAATTACTTTGGTAAAGGATTTATTACAGGTTTTGTAACGAAGTTACAATCATGGTTAAACCGACGCATTAGACAACTAATCCTCAAAAGATGGAAAAGAATAAAAACCAAATATAAGATGTTACGTAAGTATGGACTTGACCATAAGAGTGCAATGAAAATTGCCAATTCAAGAAAGAAATACTGGCGCTTATCATCAACGCATGAAGTTCATCGTGCACTTACAACAAAACGTCTCTACAAGTGGGGGTTAGAACCATTAACCCAACTCGCAGAGACGGCTTACGCAAGATATTGA